In Acinonyx jubatus isolate Ajub_Pintada_27869175 chromosome A3, VMU_Ajub_asm_v1.0, whole genome shotgun sequence, a genomic segment contains:
- the TEX261 gene encoding protein TEX261 isoform X1 → MWFMYVLSWLSLFIQVAFITLAVAAGLYYLAELIEEYTVATSRIIKYMIWFSTAVLIGLYVFERFPTFMIGVGLFTNLVYFGLLQTFPFIMLTSPNFILSCGLVVVNHYLAFQFFAEEYYPFSEVLAYFTFCLWIIPFAFFVSLSAGENILPSTMQPGDDVVSNYFTKGKRGKRLGILVVFSFIKEAILPSRQKIY, encoded by the exons ATGTGGTTCATGTACGTGCTGAGCTGGCTGTCGCTCTTCATCCAGGTGGCCTTCATCACGCTGGCCGTCG CTGCCGGACTCTATTACCTGGCAGAACTGATAGAAGAATACACAGTGGCCACCAGCAGGATCATAAAATACATGATCTGG TTCTCCACGGCTGTGCTGATTGGCCTCTACGTTTTTGAACGCTTCCCCACCTTCATGATTGGCGTGGGCCTCTTCACCAACCTCGTCTACTTTGGCCTCCTCCAGACCTTCCCCTTCATCATGCTGACCTCGCCTAACTTCATCCTTTCGTGCG GGCTAGTGGTGGTGAATCACTACCTAGCGTTTCAGTTTTTTGCAGAGGAATATTATCCTTTCTCAGAG GTCCTGGCCTATTTCACTTTCTGTCTGTGGATAATCCCGTTTGCGTTCTTTGTGTCGCTGTCGGCTGGGGAAAACATCCTGCCCTCCACCATGCAGCCAGGAG ATGACGTGGTCTCCAATTACTTCACCAAAGGCAAGCGGGGCAAACGCTTAGGGATCCTGGTTGTCTTCTCCTTCATCAAAGAGGCCATTCTACCCAGTCGTCAGAAGATATACTGA
- the TEX261 gene encoding protein TEX261 isoform X2, translated as MYDLRQAAGLYYLAELIEEYTVATSRIIKYMIWFSTAVLIGLYVFERFPTFMIGVGLFTNLVYFGLLQTFPFIMLTSPNFILSCGLVVVNHYLAFQFFAEEYYPFSEVLAYFTFCLWIIPFAFFVSLSAGENILPSTMQPGDDVVSNYFTKGKRGKRLGILVVFSFIKEAILPSRQKIY; from the exons ATGTATGACCTGAGGCAAG CTGCCGGACTCTATTACCTGGCAGAACTGATAGAAGAATACACAGTGGCCACCAGCAGGATCATAAAATACATGATCTGG TTCTCCACGGCTGTGCTGATTGGCCTCTACGTTTTTGAACGCTTCCCCACCTTCATGATTGGCGTGGGCCTCTTCACCAACCTCGTCTACTTTGGCCTCCTCCAGACCTTCCCCTTCATCATGCTGACCTCGCCTAACTTCATCCTTTCGTGCG GGCTAGTGGTGGTGAATCACTACCTAGCGTTTCAGTTTTTTGCAGAGGAATATTATCCTTTCTCAGAG GTCCTGGCCTATTTCACTTTCTGTCTGTGGATAATCCCGTTTGCGTTCTTTGTGTCGCTGTCGGCTGGGGAAAACATCCTGCCCTCCACCATGCAGCCAGGAG ATGACGTGGTCTCCAATTACTTCACCAAAGGCAAGCGGGGCAAACGCTTAGGGATCCTGGTTGTCTTCTCCTTCATCAAAGAGGCCATTCTACCCAGTCGTCAGAAGATATACTGA